From one Peredibacter starrii genomic stretch:
- a CDS encoding 3-hydroxyacyl-CoA dehydrogenase NAD-binding domain-containing protein: MSYQILTVEIKNELMWVGFGKFEKKSMTTFTKETLEELKKAILEAAELDKKNAVKGLVFFSHKPGVFLAGVDISVINGLKSEAEALRALDEAHSIFNALDDLKMPTVALVDGICLGGGLELSLACKKIFISDSPKTALGLPEVMLGVLPGFGGTYRLPKKVGLTTAMDMILTGRQIRGKNALKMGLADAMLPTERMQELAKTYLLEKKTGKKKSMKEEMSAAAMDNFLTRKIIFQKAREKVLETSKGFYPAPLKILEVLESGAGKNRTDYLTLEAQAFAELSQSVQSKNLQHIFFLTDNTKKLENKDKLPTVKKGAVLGAGVMGGGIAWLFAQSNQAPLMKDITPAALELGLKQASQNFSGALKKRKMTEDEFNRKMRSIEPTLNFEGFKAVDLVVEAVVENMDLKKKVFAELEEYVRPDALLTSNTSSLSVEEMSKALRKPERFAGLHFFNPVNKMPLVEIITHERASKETIDSLVKWTLDAKKTPIVVKDGPGFLVNRILAPYLNEAAFLLEEGVSVEALDEAALNFGMPMGPCRLMDEIGLDVCVKVGKIMQDGLGARANPSSLAGKLYDAKLLGKKNSKGFYLYDEKGKVTGKNPDIAKLLPQKKIRKDEMEIQMRLFLPMVNEAAYIFADRIVDKASTVDVGMIYGTGFPPFRGGLCKWADQEGLDQIAERLSNFAKDVNQDRYQIAPFLSMMINDKKKFYDL, encoded by the coding sequence ATGAGTTACCAAATTCTTACGGTTGAAATTAAAAATGAATTGATGTGGGTGGGTTTCGGGAAGTTCGAAAAGAAGTCCATGACGACTTTCACTAAAGAAACTCTGGAAGAGCTTAAAAAAGCAATTCTTGAGGCCGCTGAACTAGATAAGAAGAACGCCGTTAAAGGTCTGGTGTTCTTTTCTCATAAGCCAGGTGTGTTTCTTGCTGGTGTAGATATTTCTGTGATTAATGGTCTTAAGTCTGAGGCCGAAGCACTTCGCGCTTTGGATGAAGCTCACTCAATATTTAATGCTCTTGATGATCTTAAAATGCCGACAGTTGCTCTTGTAGACGGCATTTGTCTTGGTGGTGGTCTTGAGCTTTCACTTGCTTGTAAAAAAATCTTTATCTCGGATTCTCCAAAGACTGCTTTAGGTCTTCCTGAAGTGATGTTGGGAGTTCTTCCAGGTTTTGGTGGTACGTACCGTCTTCCGAAGAAAGTTGGTCTTACAACCGCCATGGATATGATTCTTACTGGTCGTCAGATCAGAGGGAAAAATGCCCTTAAGATGGGTCTGGCAGATGCGATGTTACCGACTGAGCGTATGCAGGAACTAGCGAAGACTTATCTCCTTGAGAAAAAGACAGGTAAGAAGAAATCAATGAAGGAAGAGATGAGTGCGGCCGCGATGGATAACTTCCTGACTCGTAAGATTATCTTTCAAAAGGCACGTGAAAAAGTTCTCGAGACTTCAAAAGGTTTCTACCCAGCTCCACTTAAGATTCTTGAAGTTCTAGAATCGGGTGCTGGTAAGAACCGCACAGATTATTTAACTCTTGAAGCACAGGCGTTCGCTGAACTTTCTCAAAGTGTGCAGTCTAAAAATCTTCAGCACATCTTCTTCCTGACTGATAATACGAAGAAACTTGAAAACAAAGACAAGCTTCCGACGGTCAAGAAAGGGGCAGTTCTTGGTGCAGGTGTTATGGGTGGTGGTATTGCCTGGTTGTTCGCTCAATCAAATCAAGCTCCGCTTATGAAGGACATCACTCCGGCCGCTTTGGAACTTGGTCTTAAACAGGCCTCTCAGAATTTCTCTGGTGCTCTTAAGAAGAGAAAAATGACTGAGGATGAATTCAATCGCAAAATGCGCTCAATTGAGCCGACACTTAACTTCGAGGGCTTTAAGGCCGTTGACCTGGTGGTGGAAGCAGTGGTTGAAAACATGGATCTAAAAAAGAAAGTATTCGCTGAACTAGAAGAATATGTTCGTCCAGATGCACTTCTGACTTCAAACACATCTTCACTTTCAGTTGAAGAAATGAGTAAGGCGCTTAGAAAGCCAGAGCGCTTCGCAGGTCTTCACTTTTTTAATCCAGTTAACAAAATGCCGTTGGTTGAGATCATCACTCACGAGCGTGCATCGAAAGAAACGATTGATTCACTTGTTAAGTGGACACTGGACGCAAAGAAAACTCCGATTGTGGTAAAAGACGGACCAGGTTTCCTTGTGAACCGTATTCTTGCTCCATACTTAAATGAAGCTGCTTTCCTTCTTGAGGAAGGTGTTTCAGTTGAGGCGCTTGATGAGGCCGCTCTTAACTTTGGTATGCCGATGGGCCCATGTCGTCTGATGGATGAGATTGGTCTCGATGTTTGTGTGAAAGTAGGGAAGATCATGCAAGATGGTCTTGGTGCGAGAGCGAATCCAAGTTCACTTGCCGGAAAACTTTACGATGCCAAACTACTTGGTAAGAAAAACAGTAAAGGTTTCTACCTTTACGATGAAAAAGGCAAGGTAACAGGGAAGAACCCTGACATTGCAAAACTTCTTCCACAGAAGAAAATTCGTAAAGACGAAATGGAAATTCAAATGCGCTTGTTCCTTCCAATGGTGAATGAGGCCGCATATATTTTCGCCGACAGAATTGTAGACAAGGCCTCGACGGT
- a CDS encoding thiolase family protein — translation MKPVYLVDGKRTPQVKAGAEIKDIAAPYLGHYLIRHLVDKYALPLDQIDEVIVGNTGTPAKYPNVGRVIALEAGLHKKTSGYSVHRNCASGMEALSQAYDKIASGRNHLIFAGGVESMSQMPLLYNKEMTNFFVELMKAKSTAQKLKVFSTFRPNFLAPVIAIEQGLTDPFCGRNMGQTAETLARELGISRREQDEFANMSHHKAAAATKEGRFREEILPITAGNKLDKMIADDLGFRANSTVEGLGKLKPYFEKETGTVTVGNACPITDGGSMWLLASEEAVKKYNLEPMARMVDYHFHGLEPERMGLGPVLATHGVLKRTGLKMSDINLFELNEAFAAQVLACQKVMKDKSLSSRWGIDEVIGELPLEKLNVNGGGIALGHPVGSTGSRLVVTLAHELKRRKEKYGLATLCIGGGQGGAVVIENLKV, via the coding sequence ATGAAACCCGTATATCTCGTTGATGGTAAGCGCACTCCGCAGGTAAAAGCTGGTGCAGAAATTAAAGACATCGCTGCTCCTTATCTTGGTCACTATTTGATTCGTCACTTGGTGGACAAGTATGCACTTCCTCTGGATCAAATTGATGAAGTGATTGTGGGTAACACTGGAACTCCGGCAAAATATCCTAACGTAGGTCGCGTGATTGCATTAGAGGCCGGTCTTCATAAGAAAACTTCTGGATATTCTGTTCACCGTAACTGTGCTTCGGGAATGGAAGCTCTCTCTCAAGCTTACGATAAAATTGCTTCTGGTAGAAATCATCTGATTTTTGCCGGTGGTGTAGAGAGCATGTCTCAGATGCCACTCCTTTATAACAAAGAAATGACGAATTTCTTCGTTGAGCTTATGAAAGCAAAATCAACAGCTCAAAAGCTAAAAGTGTTCTCAACTTTCCGTCCGAACTTCCTTGCTCCTGTTATCGCCATTGAGCAAGGTCTGACAGATCCTTTCTGTGGAAGAAATATGGGGCAAACAGCAGAAACTCTTGCTCGCGAATTAGGTATTTCTCGTCGTGAACAAGATGAGTTCGCCAACATGTCTCACCACAAGGCCGCAGCCGCCACGAAAGAAGGAAGGTTCCGTGAAGAGATTCTTCCAATCACTGCTGGTAACAAGCTCGATAAGATGATTGCTGATGATCTTGGTTTCCGCGCGAATTCAACTGTTGAAGGTCTGGGAAAACTTAAGCCTTACTTTGAAAAAGAAACCGGGACGGTGACTGTTGGTAACGCTTGTCCGATTACTGATGGTGGTTCAATGTGGTTACTTGCTTCTGAGGAAGCAGTTAAGAAATATAATCTTGAGCCAATGGCCCGAATGGTGGATTACCACTTCCATGGTCTAGAGCCAGAAAGAATGGGTCTAGGTCCTGTGCTTGCTACTCACGGTGTTCTTAAGCGCACGGGTCTTAAGATGTCAGACATTAATCTCTTTGAATTGAATGAAGCTTTCGCGGCCCAGGTTCTTGCTTGTCAAAAAGTAATGAAAGATAAATCTCTCTCAAGCCGTTGGGGCATCGATGAAGTGATTGGCGAACTTCCACTTGAAAAACTAAACGTGAATGGTGGTGGTATTGCTTTAGGTCACCCGGTTGGTTCAACTGGTTCTCGTCTGGTAGTGACTCTTGCTCACGAATTAAAGCGTCGTAAAGAAAAATATGGTCTGGCGACTCTTTGTATTGGTGGCGGTCAAGGTGGAGCTGTCGTTATCGAAAACCTAAAAGTGTAA